A window of the Lentisphaera araneosa HTCC2155 genome harbors these coding sequences:
- a CDS encoding crossover junction endodeoxyribonuclease RuvC, with amino-acid sequence MTILSLRPAGKEITYVLIKNDDAEKLTLLDQGALKLSKSTSRTADIGELFKQLKKLIALHQVNFILIKASVSTQDMNLAHLHTAEIRGICVAAAMSTKTQVKLISPAATFAQSGKVKETLKNDDLFARNIEGDLPKTKRDLALLTLNHLEKK; translated from the coding sequence ATGACAATACTATCACTTCGCCCTGCGGGTAAAGAAATCACTTATGTACTGATCAAAAACGATGATGCTGAGAAACTCACTCTCCTTGATCAAGGGGCTTTGAAGCTCAGTAAAAGTACTTCTAGAACGGCTGATATCGGCGAGCTCTTTAAACAATTGAAAAAGCTTATTGCCCTACATCAGGTTAATTTTATTTTGATCAAAGCGAGTGTCTCGACACAAGACATGAATCTCGCGCACTTACATACGGCTGAAATCAGAGGTATTTGTGTGGCCGCTGCGATGAGTACCAAAACTCAAGTCAAACTCATTAGCCCAGCAGCAACTTTTGCACAATCGGGCAAAGTTAAAGAAACGCTCAAAAATGATGATTTATTTGCTCGAAATATTGAGGGTGATTTACCCAAAACGAAACGCGATTTAGCTTTATTAACGCTCAATCATTTAGAGAAGAAATAG
- a CDS encoding IS110 family transposase → MKMYTTKTKFHCGIDLHKSMSYICVMDKEGKIYVHTEIKNNDFQYMKKILSPYWDDLTIACETTYNWYKLSDFCETEPVQFALGHALYMGAIHGGKAKNDKIDSKKITDLLRTNLLPKAYACPRRFRSHRDLLRRRIKLVSIRSGISIYLNLFEDQNNLKHSSAELRRNAKSSLQFMDLQTFLPEDHAMARNYQLNADLLKMFTDQLKQIDKGPCEIHP, encoded by the coding sequence ATGAAAATGTATACTACAAAAACAAAATTTCACTGCGGAATTGATCTTCACAAATCGATGTCTTATATCTGCGTGATGGACAAAGAAGGAAAAATATACGTGCACACAGAGATCAAAAATAATGACTTTCAGTACATGAAGAAAATCCTCTCTCCTTATTGGGATGACCTTACTATTGCCTGCGAAACTACTTACAACTGGTACAAATTATCTGATTTTTGTGAAACAGAGCCCGTTCAATTTGCCCTAGGCCATGCCCTTTATATGGGAGCAATTCATGGAGGTAAAGCAAAGAACGATAAAATAGACAGTAAAAAAATAACAGATTTGTTACGAACTAATCTCCTGCCCAAAGCGTATGCTTGTCCACGTCGGTTTCGTTCTCACCGAGATCTACTACGCCGTCGAATCAAGCTCGTGAGTATTCGCTCAGGTATATCAATTTATCTTAATCTCTTCGAAGACCAAAATAATTTAAAACATAGTTCTGCTGAGCTTCGACGAAATGCAAAGTCATCACTTCAGTTCATGGATCTTCAGACATTCCTACCAGAAGATCATGCTATGGCTCGAAACTATCAACTCAACGCCGATTTACTAAAGATGTTTACTGATCAGTTAAAACAAATAGATAAAGGACCTTGTGAAATTCACCCTTGA
- a CDS encoding transposase, whose protein sequence is MKFTLDSQFKEDFEIVKSMKGIGDILGMTLVYETHDIQRFKTPGDYASYCRVVKCKKESAGKSYGYSGTKMGNPNLKWAFGEIAMLAKSDPVMKFFADELDQRHGKRKGRSIFIHKICRAIYFMLLRKKPFDPIDFFGREKYERLTKKVH, encoded by the coding sequence GTGAAATTCACCCTTGACTCTCAGTTCAAAGAAGATTTTGAAATAGTGAAATCAATGAAAGGTATCGGAGATATTTTAGGTATGACTCTGGTTTATGAAACTCATGATATTCAAAGATTTAAAACTCCAGGTGATTATGCAAGTTACTGTCGCGTTGTTAAATGCAAAAAAGAAAGTGCGGGAAAAAGTTATGGTTATAGTGGGACAAAAATGGGCAACCCTAACTTAAAGTGGGCCTTTGGTGAAATCGCAATGTTAGCAAAATCAGATCCAGTAATGAAATTCTTTGCCGATGAACTCGATCAACGTCACGGTAAACGCAAAGGACGATCCATCTTTATACATAAAATATGCCGAGCTATTTATTTTATGCTTTTACGAAAGAAACCTTTTGATCCTATCGATTTTTTCGGCAGAGAAAAATATGAGCGACTCACAAAAAAAGTTCATTAA
- a CDS encoding O-acetylhomoserine aminocarboxypropyltransferase/cysteine synthase family protein, producing MQDQSKALHSSFKFDPSTNAVAVPIYQTSSYAFNSSEHAANLFSLSEFGNIYTRLMNPTTDVLEKRMADIEGGTGALACASGMSAIFLAVTTVASSGDHIISSASLYGGTETLFRYTLKKFGIEVTFLEDFSSANIQSAVKENTKLVYAESIGNPQGDVIDFEEIAESAHQNGIAFMVDNTFAPVFFKPFQHGVDIVVYSCTKWIGGHGTSIGGLIIDSGNFNWGQGRYDDFTTPDESYHGLVYWEALGDVPGMGNVAYIIKARVEGMRNIGMCPSPFNSFQVIQGLETLPLRLEKHAENALALAHYLESHEKVSWVNFTGLENHPSHERAKKYFASGQFGSVFGFGIKGGVEQAKKFIDSVEMAYHLANVGDSRTLVIHPASTTHQQLSEENLLKIGIKPDFVRVSVGIESIEDIIADFDQALAKI from the coding sequence ATGCAAGACCAAAGTAAAGCTCTCCATAGTTCGTTTAAATTTGATCCTAGTACAAATGCGGTAGCAGTGCCGATTTACCAAACTTCGAGTTACGCCTTCAATTCAAGTGAACATGCGGCTAATCTCTTTTCTCTGAGTGAATTTGGCAATATTTATACTCGACTGATGAATCCAACGACTGATGTCCTCGAAAAAAGGATGGCGGATATTGAAGGGGGAACAGGAGCCTTGGCTTGCGCGAGTGGCATGTCGGCCATTTTCTTAGCGGTCACAACGGTGGCTTCGTCTGGAGATCATATTATTTCATCAGCATCACTTTATGGTGGGACTGAAACACTTTTCCGTTATACGCTTAAGAAATTTGGCATAGAAGTAACTTTCTTGGAAGATTTTAGCTCTGCAAATATTCAGTCTGCAGTGAAAGAGAATACCAAGCTCGTGTATGCGGAGTCCATAGGCAATCCTCAGGGTGACGTGATTGATTTTGAGGAAATTGCGGAGTCCGCACATCAAAATGGCATCGCTTTTATGGTCGATAATACTTTTGCACCCGTATTTTTTAAGCCCTTTCAACACGGCGTGGATATCGTCGTTTACTCTTGTACAAAATGGATTGGAGGTCATGGGACGAGTATTGGCGGTTTGATCATCGATAGTGGCAATTTCAACTGGGGACAAGGACGTTATGATGACTTTACGACTCCAGATGAAAGTTATCATGGTCTTGTTTACTGGGAGGCACTTGGTGATGTGCCCGGTATGGGCAATGTCGCTTACATCATAAAGGCGCGTGTGGAAGGAATGCGCAATATAGGTATGTGCCCGAGTCCCTTTAATTCATTTCAAGTGATTCAGGGTTTGGAGACTCTGCCACTGCGTTTAGAGAAGCATGCTGAAAATGCCCTAGCGCTCGCCCATTATCTCGAATCTCATGAGAAAGTCAGTTGGGTGAATTTTACAGGTTTAGAAAATCACCCATCTCATGAAAGAGCCAAGAAGTATTTTGCATCGGGCCAATTTGGTTCCGTCTTTGGTTTTGGCATCAAAGGTGGGGTTGAGCAAGCCAAAAAGTTTATTGACTCAGTGGAAATGGCTTATCACTTAGCCAATGTCGGTGACTCGCGTACACTAGTGATTCACCCAGCTTCGACAACGCATCAACAATTGAGTGAAGAGAACTTATTGAAAATTGGTATTAAGCCCGACTTTGTTCGCGTTTCTGTGGGTATTGAAAGTATAGAGGATATTATTGCCGACTTTGATCAGGCCTTAGCCAAGATCTGA
- the prfH gene encoding peptide chain release factor H, whose product MNAWIQFSSGQGPRECERVLWHIFKIFCREAEDENIQCELIKAEKGSEKNSFRSLLISLEGNQLETLRKNWEGSLLWRAPSPFRPHHKRRNWFVQASFFAIPAKAELDLSQIKFEAQRGSGPGGQHVNKCATAIRAYYAPLQLSILCNEERSQYRNKMLAMARVLEALNLHHSQKEGEESKAQRQKHYQLERGNPCRTFKAKL is encoded by the coding sequence ATGAATGCTTGGATTCAATTTTCTTCTGGTCAAGGGCCGCGTGAATGTGAACGGGTACTCTGGCATATTTTCAAAATCTTCTGCCGTGAGGCTGAAGACGAAAATATCCAATGCGAGCTAATTAAAGCGGAAAAGGGTAGTGAGAAAAACTCTTTTCGCTCCTTGCTCATAAGCTTGGAAGGAAATCAGCTCGAAACGCTGCGAAAAAACTGGGAAGGAAGCCTACTTTGGCGAGCTCCCAGTCCCTTTCGTCCCCACCACAAACGACGCAATTGGTTTGTGCAGGCGAGTTTTTTTGCGATCCCCGCAAAAGCTGAACTTGATTTGTCGCAAATCAAGTTTGAAGCCCAACGAGGATCGGGTCCCGGCGGCCAGCATGTCAACAAATGTGCTACGGCCATTCGAGCTTATTATGCACCACTTCAGCTCTCGATTCTTTGTAATGAAGAGCGCTCTCAGTATCGCAATAAAATGCTCGCGATGGCCCGCGTTCTCGAAGCCTTAAATTTGCATCATTCGCAAAAAGAAGGCGAAGAGAGCAAAGCTCAAAGGCAAAAGCATTATCAACTCGAACGCGGCAATCCCTGCCGTACTTTCAAAGCTAAACTCTAA